Proteins from a genomic interval of Vicia villosa cultivar HV-30 ecotype Madison, WI unplaced genomic scaffold, Vvil1.0 ctg.001911F_1_1, whole genome shotgun sequence:
- the LOC131637085 gene encoding uncharacterized protein LOC131637085, with translation MHLSGLRQRFAFLAPFITNLGLIISKPDEVMAYVLNRFMASINSEKLFFLPFNTGNGGHWLLVAINPISEVVYFLDSLHNPVSTYEAMKKLVDTIIQVFRAQRGSQVPKSKANNITWIQVECPGQRNEVDCGFYMLQFMKEILLSNQIEIPSKYFDEFKCATYSKSKLDELKEEWCQFMIELKVV, from the exons ATGCACCTGAGTGGATTGAGGCAAAGATTCGCTTTCTTAGCTCCCTTCATTACCAACTTAGGGTTAATCATATCTAAACCGGATGAAGTCATGGCGTATGTACTCAACCGTTTTATGGCCAGCATAAATTCAGAAAAGTTGTTCTTTTTACCGTTTAATACCGGCAACGG TGGACATTGGTTGTTGGTCGCGATTAATCCTATCAGTGAAGTTGTATATTTTCTGGATTCCTTACACAATCCAGTTAGTACATACGAAGCTATGAAGAAGTTGgttgatac CATTATACAAGTTTTTCGAGCACAAAGAGGAAGTCAAGTACCAAAGAGTAAAGCCAACAACATCACATGGATTCAAGTGGAG TGTCCTGGGCAGCGTAATGAAGTAGATTGCGGTTTTTACATGTTgcagtttatgaaagaaattcttCTTTCGAATCAAATAGAGATTCCGTCCAAG TATTTTGATGAATTCAAGTGTGCTACTTACTCAAAATCTAAGTTGGATGAACTTAAGGAGGAATGGTGTCAATTCATGATTGAGTTGAAAGTTGTATAG